CCTGGATCGTCCAGCCGTTGATCGGCTCCGGCATCGCGGAGGCCAGCGGGTGGTCGCTCGGGAAGGCGACCTCGAGCTTGATGGTCGAGGCGTTGTCCCGCTCGTTGGGGACCTTGAAGTCGACGACCGCGTAACCGCCCTTCGCGGCGGAGCCCTCGGCGGCGACGCTGACGTGCGCGAAGGCGGGCGAGGACAGGACGAGCACGGCGCTACCGGCGGCAGCGGCAGCGGCGGCGACCCGGCAGGCGTTACGGGAAGCGATGCGTGAGGCCTTCATGACAGCGAGCACTCCACTCTGAGTGGTTCCGAGGGTGAGGATGAGGCGCGGGCACGCCGGTGCGCACGCGCGGGCGCCGCGCGACGGCGGCCGCCCCCGGGAGTGGAGTGCAGGTCGTGTCGCGTCAGGCAGCGAGGACGAGTACGGGTACGTCCGGCGGACCTCGTCTGACCACCGAGTGCTGGAGCGCGATGGCGCGGGGTGATTCCGGCGTGAGGAGTGCGGTGCGCGGGACGCGCACTCCCGTGCCCGGCGCGGTGGGCAGCCCCGCGAGCAGGGCGCGCACCAGCGCGAGCGCTCCGCGCAGGGACCGCACGAGCGCCCCCTCGGCGACGCCGTGCGCGGACAGGGCGAGCAGGCGCAGCAGAGCCGTGTCGCCGCGCCGCAGCAGCCACCCGGCGGCGACGGCCGCGAGGACGTGGCCGAGCAGCATGGGCAGGGACGGCAGCAACGACATCGCCGAGCCGGTGGTGGCGAGGGCGTCCCCGGGATGCTGCATCGAACTCATCCCGGTCATGCCGCTCATGCCGCTCATGCCGGCGCCGCCCGTGCCGCCGCCGCCCGTGCCGGGGGAGTAGAGCCGCGCGTCGACGAGCATCTTCTGGGCCTGGGCCGGACTGATCGGCGCCGCCGTGGCCCCGCAGACCAGCCGGGCCGCCCGTTCGACGAGCGAGGCGTCGGACGCGGACAGCGCGGCGGAGGCGGAGGCGGAGGAAACCGAACGCGAGACGGACGTCGAAGCGGCGGCCGAGACGGAGGCGGTGTGCTGCCCGAGCCCGAACAGGGCGTGCAGCACGGTCTGTCCGACCGCGAGAAGCGCGGCGATGCCCGGCAGCGAGCGGGTGCGTCCCGCGAGCGGCGCCGCCACCGCGAGCACGGCCAGGAAGCCCACGCCCAGGGTCCACAGCGGAACGGCGGCGCAGGAGGCCGCCGTGTGCCCGACCGCGGCCAGCACGACACAGACCGCGGCGAACACCGCGGCCCGCAGCAGCCGGAGATCGCGACCGGAGCGCTCGCTGGAGGGGGCAGTCATGGCGGGCTCATCATCGCACTGGCCTTACCGCCCTCCTACGGCAGGTCCACACGATCCGCACGATGCGGAAGATCATCTTCTGTGGTGAGTGGTGTGACTGATGCTTCTGCGTCCCACATACACCGATTTTCTGCCTGCGGGCATCCCCCATATGGGCGGCATCACGCGGAATTCACGCTTACATACGGCTGCGGGCGGCAATACGTATCGGTATGTCGAGCCGCAGCCAGGAGGCTGGAGCATGAGCATCTGGTGGTCACTCCATCTGCGGCGCGAAGCCGCGAGCGTGCCGCTCGCCCGCCGCCTGCTGCTCGGCACGATGGAGACGGCGGGCGTCGATCCCGACGTCAGCTACGACCTCTCCGTCGCCCTGAGCGAGGCCTGCGCCAACGCCGTCGAGCACGGTGGGGACACCGCGATCGGCGGTTGTTCCGAGGCGTACCGGGTGACGGCCTACCTCGACGGCGAGACGTGCCGCATCGAGGTCGCCGACTCGGGCCCGGGGTTCACCGGCGAGCGCCCCGCTCCCGCGCCGGTGCGCACGAACACCGACGCCGAGCAGGGCCGGGGCCTGTTCCTCATCCAGGAGCTCGCCGACCACGTCCACATCGGCAACAAGCCGGGGCGCGGCGGGGCGGTCGTGAGCTTCGACAAGATCCTGAAATGGCGCAAGGACGCCCCGCTGATGGCCGTGTGAGCCGACTGCGCGATGAGCCGCCCGCGCCGTGTGAGCCGCTGGCGTCGTGTGGTCCGGGCCGTGAGCCGGCAGCGCCGTGGGTGGGCAGCGTCCGGGTGCGCAGGCGGCGTCCGCCCTTCGGACCGTCAGACCCACGCGGCGGACCGGTGCTTCCGACCTCCCGGCACTCACAGGTTCCTCTCAGCGGGCTTTCAGCCCGCTGACGGCCGGCGTTCCTACTTTCATGTCCATGACGGGACTTCGCAAGGACACCTCCATCACCCGGCGGCGCGCCCTCGCGGTCACCGGCGGCACGGTCGCGGCCGGCGGACTCGCCGCCGCCGGCTACCAGGCGGCCTTCGCCGACACCGGCACGACGGCCGGGGCGACAGCGGGCACGACGGCCGGGGCGACAGCGGGCACGACGTCCGGAGCGACCGTGTCGGCCTCCGTCGGCTCGACCGGCACCACCTGCATGACCCTGATGACGAGCGTCACGAAGGGGCCCTACTGCCTGGACGGCGCCCTGGTGCGCAAGGACATCACGTGCGGGCGGCACGCCCCCGAGCGGCGCCCCCACGAGAGCTCCGCCGAGCGACGCCCCGACGGCGTCCGCGTCCTCCTGAGGGCAGGTCATGCCCAGCCCTGAGGACGAGGCGCTCGCCCGGGCCGCGGTGGCCGCGCTGACGGGCCAGCTGGCACTGGCGCCCAAACCCGGTCTGCCCGATCCCCGCGACCTGGCCGCCCGGGTCACCCGCAGGGACCACCGCGGGCTGCGCTGGTCCGCCAAGGCGCTCGCACCCGGACTCGCGGCGATGGCCGCGGCCGCCCGCCGTACCGGCGAGCCCACGCCCGGACTCCGCGCGGAGCTGGGCGCGATCGGACGGTGCACCGAGCACTCGGTGGGCCTCGCCGGCGGCGGGCACCGGGGCGCCCTGTGGACGCTCGGCCTGCTGGTGGCGGCGGCCGCCCTGGACCCCCGGGCGCGGGGCGTCGAGGTCGCCGCGACCGCCAAGCGGATCGCCGCGCACCCCGACCGGGCGGCCCCGCGGCGGCCCTCGCGGGGCGCGACGGTGTCGGCGAAGTACGGCGCGGCCGGCGCCCGCGGCGAGGCCCGCGCCGGGTTCCCGCATGTGCGCCGGGCGTTGGACGCCCTGGCGCGGGCGCGCACGGCCGGCGCCGACGAGGCCGAGGCCCGCCTCGACGCCCTGCTCACCGTGATGTCGACCCTCCAGGACACCGAACTCCTGCACACCGTCGGACCCTTGGGCCTGCGTCACGTCCAGGCGGGCGCCCGCGAGGTCCTCGAAGCGGGCGGCACGTCGACGGAACCGGGCGCGAAAGCCCTGGTCGCCTTCGACGCCGACCTCCACGCGCGCGCGT
The window above is part of the Streptomyces sp. NBC_00425 genome. Proteins encoded here:
- a CDS encoding ATP-binding protein, producing MSIWWSLHLRREAASVPLARRLLLGTMETAGVDPDVSYDLSVALSEACANAVEHGGDTAIGGCSEAYRVTAYLDGETCRIEVADSGPGFTGERPAPAPVRTNTDAEQGRGLFLIQELADHVHIGNKPGRGGAVVSFDKILKWRKDAPLMAV
- a CDS encoding triphosphoribosyl-dephospho-CoA synthase; translation: MPSPEDEALARAAVAALTGQLALAPKPGLPDPRDLAARVTRRDHRGLRWSAKALAPGLAAMAAAARRTGEPTPGLRAELGAIGRCTEHSVGLAGGGHRGALWTLGLLVAAAALDPRARGVEVAATAKRIAAHPDRAAPRRPSRGATVSAKYGAAGARGEARAGFPHVRRALDALARARTAGADEAEARLDALLTVMSTLQDTELLHTVGPLGLRHVQAGAREVLEAGGTSTEPGAKALVAFDADLHARAWSPRGSAGLLSGALFVDALPVTAPRGAVLTGAA